A window from Physeter macrocephalus isolate SW-GA chromosome 11, ASM283717v5, whole genome shotgun sequence encodes these proteins:
- the KLHL25 gene encoding kelch-like protein 25, with translation MSVSVHETRKSRSSTGSMNITLFHKASHPDCVLAHLNTLRKHRMFTDVTLWAGDRAFPCHRAVLAASSRYFEAMFSHGLRESRDDTVNFQDNLHPEVLELLLDFAYSSRIVINEENAESLLEAGDMLQFHDVRDAAAEFLEKNLFPSNCLGMMLLSDAHQCRRLYEFSWRMCLVHFEAVRQSEDFNSLSKDTLLDLISSDELEAEDERVVFEAILQWVRHDLERRKAHLPELLRGVRLALLPSDCLKEAVSGEALLMADERTRLIVDEALRCKARILQNDGVVTSPCARPRRAGHTLLILGGQTFMCDKIYQVDHKAKEIIPKADLPSPRKEFSASAIGCKVYVTGGRGSENGVSKDVWVYNTVHEEWSKAAPMLIARFGHGSAELENCLYVVGGHTSLAGVFPASPSVSLKQVEKYDPGANKWTMVAPLRDGVSNAAVVSAKLKLFVFGGTSIHRDMVSKVQCYDPAENRWTIKAECPQPWRYTAAAVLGSQIFIMGGDTEFTAASAYRFDCETNQWTRIGDMTAKRMSCHALASGNKLYVVGGYFGTQRCKTLDCYDPTSDTWNCITTVPYSLIPTAFVSTWKHLPA, from the coding sequence ATGTCGGTCAGCGTCCATGAGACCCGCAAGTCGCGGAGCAGCACGGGCTCCATGAACATCACGCTGTTCCACAAGGCCTCGCACCCCGACTGCGTGCTGGCGCACCTCAACACGCTGCGCAAGCACCGCATGTTCACGGACGTCACGCTCTGGGCCGGCGACCGCGCCTTCCCCTGCCACCGCGCCGTGCTGGCCGCCTCCAGCCGCTACTTCGAGGCCATGTTCAGCCACGGCCTGCGGGAGAGCCGCGACGACACGGTCAACTTCCAGGACAACCTGCACCCCGAGGTGCTGGAGCTGCTGCTGGACTTCGCCTACTCGTCCCGCATCGTCATCAACGAGGAGAACGCAGAGTCGCTGCTCGAGGCGGGCGACATGCTGCAGTTCCACGACGTGCGCGACGCGGCCGCCGAGTTCCTGGAGAAGAACCTGTTCCCGTCCAACTGCCTGGGCATGATGCTGCTGTCGGACGCCCACCAGTGCCGCCGGCTCTACGAGTTCTCGTGGCGCATGTGCCTGGTGCACTTCGAGGCCGTGCGGCAGAGCGAGGACTTCAACAGCCTGTCCAAGGACACCCTGCTGGACCTCATCTCGAGTGACGAGCTGGAGGCGGAGGACGAGCGCGTGGTCTTCGAGGCCATCCTGCAGTGGGTCAGGCACGACCTGGAGCGGCGCAAGGCCCACCTGCCCGAGCTGCTGCGCGGCGTGCGGCTGGCCCTGCTGCCGTCCGACTGCCTGAAGGAGGCCGTGTCGGGCGAGGCCCTGCTCATGGCCGACGAGCGCACGCGGCTCATCGTGGACGAGGCGCTGCGCTGCAAGGCCCGCATCCTACAGAACGACGGCGTGGTCACCAGCCCCTGTGCCCGGCCGCGCAGGGCCGGACACACGCTGCTCATCCTCGGGGGCCAGACCTTCATGTGTGACAAGATCTACCAGGTGGACCACAAGGCCAAGGAGATCATCCCCAAGGCGGACCTGCCCAGCCCCCGCAAGGAGTTCAGCGCCTCGGCCATCGGCTGCAAGGTCTACGTGACCGGGGGCCGGGGCTCCGAGAACGGGGTCTCCAAGGACGTGTGGGTGTACAACACCGTCCACGAGGAGTGGTCCAAGGCGGCGCCCATGCTCATCGCCCGCTTCGGCCACGGCTCGGCCGAGCTGGAGAACTGCCTCTACGTGGTCGGGGGGCACACGTCCCTGGCTGGCGTCTTCCCGGCCTCGCCGTCTGTCTCCCTGAAGCAGGTGGAGAAGTACGACCCCGGGGCTAACAAGTGGACGATGGTGGCCCCGCTGAGGGATGGCGTCAGCAATGCCGCGGTCGTGAGCGCCAAGCTGAAGCTCTTTGTCTTCGGGGGGACCAGCATCCACCGGGACATGGTGTCCAAAGTCCAGTGCTACGACCCCGCAGAGAACCGGTGGACGATCAAGGCCGAGTGTCCCCAGCCTTGGCGGTACACCGCTGCCGCCGTGCTGGGCAGCCAGATCTTCATCATGGGAGGCGACACGGAGTTCACGGCTGCCTCGGCCTACCGCTTCGACTGCGAGACCAACCAGTGGACGCGGATCGGGGACATGACTGCCAAGCGCATGTCCTGCCACGCCCTGGCCTCGGGCAACAAGCTCTACGTGGTGGGGGGCTACTTCGGGACCCAGCGGTGTAAGACCCTGGACTGCTATGACCCCACCTCGGACACGTGGAACTGCATCACCACCGTGCCCTACTCGCTTATCCCCACGGCCTTTGTCAGCACCTGGAAGCACCTGCCTGCATGA